From the genome of Halomonas sp. MCCC 1A13316, one region includes:
- the panB gene encoding 3-methyl-2-oxobutanoate hydroxymethyltransferase, which yields MKSVTLSTLQGYKRAGETFSCLTAYDASFARTVAEAGIEVMLVGDSLGMVLQGHASTLPVTLEDICYHTRCVAAAKGASLLMADLPFMSNATSERMLNDAAALMRAGAEIVKVEGEAWMADGIREMTRRGVPVCAHLGLTPQTVYQLGGYKVQGRDAERADQILADARTLVEAGASVILLECVPASLGKIITEALDVPVIGIGAGPDTDGQILVMHDVLGVTHGRTPRFVKNFMTEADDIAGAFRRYHEDVKARRFPAEEHSF from the coding sequence ATGAAATCCGTCACGCTAAGCACACTGCAGGGCTACAAGCGCGCAGGTGAAACCTTCAGCTGCCTGACCGCCTACGATGCCTCCTTCGCGCGCACCGTCGCCGAAGCGGGCATCGAGGTCATGCTGGTTGGCGATTCGCTGGGCATGGTACTGCAGGGCCACGCCAGTACGCTGCCGGTGACCCTCGAGGACATCTGTTATCACACCCGCTGCGTGGCAGCTGCCAAGGGGGCGAGCCTGCTGATGGCCGACCTTCCCTTCATGAGCAACGCCACCAGCGAACGCATGCTGAATGACGCCGCCGCACTGATGCGCGCCGGCGCCGAGATCGTCAAGGTCGAGGGCGAAGCCTGGATGGCCGACGGCATCCGCGAAATGACGCGCCGCGGCGTGCCCGTCTGCGCCCATCTCGGCCTCACGCCCCAGACCGTCTACCAGCTCGGCGGCTACAAGGTACAGGGCCGCGACGCCGAGCGCGCCGACCAGATCCTCGCCGATGCCCGTACGCTGGTCGAGGCGGGCGCTTCGGTCATCCTGCTCGAGTGTGTGCCGGCAAGCCTGGGCAAGATCATCACCGAGGCCCTCGACGTGCCCGTGATCGGCATCGGTGCCGGCCCTGACACGGATGGCCAGATCCTCGTCATGCACGACGTACTCGGCGTCACTCACGGCCGCACGCCACGCTTCGTCAAGAACTTCATGACCGAGGCCGACGACATCGCCGGTGCGTTTCGCCGCTACCACGAGGACGTCAAGGCGCGTCGCTTCCCGGCCGAGGAACACAGTTTCTAG
- the pcnB gene encoding polynucleotide adenylyltransferase PcnB gives MFKGFTRFLQSPGTHLRTLFGPQDASGGQAGPRIVPRDQHPISRQHFSEAALKVLYRLHNAGFEAYLVGGCIRDSLLGKMPKDFDVATNATPEQVRELFRNSRIIGRRFRIVHVRFGREVIEVTTFRGTHGDDHGDHIAQQSEHGLLLRDNVWGNIQEDAIRRDFTVNAIYYSIADFSIHDFADGMRDIESRTLRLIGDPAVRYREDPVRMLRAVRFAAKLDFHIAPDSEAPITELAPLLLQIPPARLFDEMLKLFMAGHGVETFHLLRHYSLFAMLFPETDEAMAELPWAEPLIEHALASTDRRIREEKPVTPAFLFAALLWGPVQLRQAALEAEDMPPIPALQLASQQVLSRQLKHISIPKRFSMPMRDIWDLQQRLPQRRGKRALQTREHPRFRAAYDFLLLREAAGEIEPGLGDWWTAYQEGDEHEQRRLLEKAGADAGPGGNNSRRRRPRKRRRRSSSGPS, from the coding sequence ATGTTCAAAGGATTTACCCGCTTTCTGCAGAGCCCTGGCACGCATCTCAGGACACTCTTTGGCCCCCAAGACGCTTCCGGGGGGCAGGCAGGCCCTCGAATCGTTCCCCGCGATCAACATCCCATTTCGCGCCAGCATTTCAGTGAGGCGGCACTGAAGGTACTCTATCGCCTGCACAATGCCGGCTTCGAGGCTTACCTGGTGGGCGGCTGCATTCGCGACTCCCTGCTCGGCAAGATGCCCAAGGACTTCGACGTCGCGACCAATGCCACGCCCGAACAGGTACGGGAACTGTTTCGCAACTCCCGCATCATCGGCCGGCGCTTTCGCATCGTGCATGTGCGCTTCGGCCGAGAAGTGATCGAGGTCACGACCTTCCGCGGGACTCACGGTGACGATCATGGCGATCATATCGCCCAGCAATCCGAGCATGGCCTGCTGCTACGCGACAATGTCTGGGGAAACATCCAGGAAGATGCCATTCGCCGCGACTTCACCGTCAATGCGATCTACTACAGCATTGCGGATTTCTCCATTCACGATTTCGCCGACGGCATGCGCGACATTGAATCGCGCACCCTGCGTCTTATCGGCGACCCTGCCGTTCGCTACCGCGAGGATCCGGTACGCATGCTGCGTGCGGTGCGCTTCGCGGCCAAGCTCGATTTCCATATCGCACCGGACTCGGAAGCACCGATCACTGAGCTGGCGCCGCTGCTGCTGCAGATCCCGCCCGCCCGGCTGTTCGACGAAATGCTCAAGCTGTTCATGGCCGGCCATGGCGTGGAGACCTTCCACCTGCTGCGCCATTACAGCCTGTTCGCCATGCTCTTTCCCGAGACCGACGAGGCCATGGCCGAGCTGCCCTGGGCCGAGCCGCTGATCGAACACGCCTTGGCCAGCACCGACCGGCGTATACGCGAAGAGAAACCGGTGACACCGGCGTTTCTCTTCGCCGCCCTGCTGTGGGGTCCCGTACAGCTCCGCCAGGCCGCGCTGGAAGCCGAGGACATGCCACCCATACCGGCACTGCAGCTGGCCTCGCAGCAAGTCCTGTCGCGCCAGCTGAAGCATATCTCGATTCCCAAGCGTTTCAGCATGCCGATGCGCGATATCTGGGATCTGCAGCAGCGCCTGCCCCAGCGACGCGGCAAGCGCGCCCTGCAGACCCGGGAGCATCCGCGCTTTCGTGCTGCCTATGACTTCTTGCTGCTGCGCGAGGCCGCCGGGGAGATCGAACCCGGTCTCGGCGATTGGTGGACGGCCTATCAGGAGGGTGACGAGCACGAGCAACGGCGCCTGCTGGAAAAGGCCGGTGCCGATGCCGGCCCCGGGGGCAATAATTCACGCCGCCGGCGTCCGCGCAAACGTCGGCGGCGGAGTTCCTCCGGCCCCTCATGA
- the folK gene encoding 2-amino-4-hydroxy-6-hydroxymethyldihydropteridine diphosphokinase, translated as MTPPVDVYVGLGSNLDDPVAQVRRALDELGTLPLSERIATSRLYASRPVGPQDQPNFINAVAHLRTRLSPLALLDQLQALEQRHHRIRQRHWGPRTLDLDLLLYGNETLKLVRLQVPHREMTSRAFVLLPLAELAPRLQLPDGRHIAELTGTLATAGEVEVLPDDAN; from the coding sequence ATGACACCGCCCGTCGACGTGTATGTCGGGCTCGGCAGCAACCTCGACGACCCGGTCGCTCAGGTCCGCCGAGCGCTCGATGAACTCGGCACCCTGCCTTTGTCCGAGCGTATTGCCACATCGCGGCTGTATGCCAGCCGCCCGGTCGGCCCCCAGGACCAGCCGAACTTCATCAATGCCGTCGCTCATCTGCGTACTCGCCTCTCTCCGCTGGCCCTGCTCGATCAATTGCAGGCCCTGGAACAGCGTCATCACCGGATTCGCCAGCGCCACTGGGGGCCCCGCACCCTCGACCTCGACCTGCTACTGTACGGAAACGAGACCTTGAAGCTGGTACGCCTGCAGGTGCCGCACCGCGAGATGACGTCGCGCGCCTTCGTGCTGTTGCCCCTCGCCGAGCTGGCGCCGCGATTGCAACTCCCCGACGGGCGGCACATTGCGGAACTGACGGGAACGCTCGCCACCGCTGGCGAGGTCGAAGTGTTACCTGACGACGCGAACTGA
- the panD gene encoding aspartate 1-decarboxylase, with protein MFTVMLKAKLHMARVTHAVLNYEGSCAIDGELLDMSGIRENEQIQIYNVENGQRFTTYAIRAEEGSQVISINGAAAHLAGPGDRVIICSYAHYSEAELEKHQPSLVYLQEGNVVSHTSNAIPVQLA; from the coding sequence ATGTTCACCGTCATGCTCAAGGCCAAGCTGCACATGGCCCGTGTCACTCATGCCGTGCTCAACTACGAAGGCTCCTGCGCCATCGACGGCGAACTGCTGGACATGTCCGGCATCCGCGAGAACGAGCAGATCCAGATATACAATGTCGAGAACGGCCAGCGTTTCACCACCTATGCCATTCGCGCCGAAGAGGGTTCGCAGGTCATCTCGATCAACGGCGCCGCCGCGCACCTGGCCGGCCCCGGCGACCGTGTGATCATTTGCAGCTATGCTCACTACAGCGAGGCCGAGTTGGAGAAGCACCAGCCGAGTCTCGTCTACCTGCAGGAAGGCAACGTCGTCAGCCATACCAGCAATGCCATTCCCGTCCAGCTCGCCTGA
- the pnp gene encoding polyribonucleotide nucleotidyltransferase, with protein sequence MNPVKKTFQYGRSTVTLETGRIARQATAAVLVTMDDTVVLCTVVAKKDIKPGQDFFPLAVFYQEKTYAVGKIPGGFFKREGRPTEKETLTSRLIDRPIRPLFPKGFMNEVQVICTVLSTDRNHDPDIAAMLGTSAALSISGVPFKGPIAAARVGFNEDKGYFLNPTVEELTGSELDMVVAGTEKAVLMVESEADELLEDEMLGAVLFGHQEMQVAITAINELVAEAGKPKWDWQPPAENTALKQAVASAFEAKVGEAYRITDKMARQDALAALKEQAVEQLAGEEEGQFDADEVKGAFAGLEKKVVRSRVVKGEPRIDGRDQKTVRPLAIEVGSLPKTHGSAIFTRGETQAIVIATLGTLRDAQLIESLEGERKDRFLLHYNFPPYSVGEAGFMGGPKRREIGHGRLARRGVQAMLPDEADFPYTIRVVSEITESNGSSSMASVCGASLALMDAGVPMKAPVAGIAMGLVKDEDGFAVLTDILGDEDHLGDMDFKVAGSAAGVTALQMDIKIEGINEEIMEIALQQAHDARLHILEQMNTVIGQSRSEVSENAPSMATIKIDPEKIRDVIGKGGATIRKICEDTGASIDLDDDGTVRIYAEDKAAAKKAIDIVLSITAEAEIGKLYRGKVVRIADFGAFVNIMPGTDGLVHISQIVPERVNDVRDFLNEGDEVVVKVLDIDNRNRVKLTIKEITPEEKAAFESEQAETAL encoded by the coding sequence GTGAATCCGGTCAAGAAAACGTTTCAGTACGGTCGCAGCACCGTCACCCTGGAAACCGGGCGCATCGCCCGCCAGGCCACCGCTGCCGTCTTGGTTACCATGGACGACACCGTAGTGCTGTGCACCGTGGTGGCCAAGAAAGATATCAAGCCAGGCCAGGACTTCTTCCCCCTGGCGGTGTTCTATCAGGAGAAGACCTACGCCGTGGGCAAGATCCCCGGTGGCTTCTTCAAGCGCGAGGGGCGTCCCACCGAGAAGGAGACCCTCACCTCGCGGCTGATCGACCGCCCGATTCGCCCGCTGTTTCCCAAGGGCTTCATGAACGAGGTGCAGGTCATTTGTACGGTGCTCTCCACCGATCGCAACCATGACCCCGACATCGCCGCCATGCTCGGCACCTCCGCGGCACTGTCGATTTCAGGCGTGCCGTTCAAGGGCCCCATCGCTGCCGCCCGTGTCGGCTTCAACGAAGACAAGGGCTACTTCCTCAATCCCACCGTGGAAGAGCTCACCGGCTCCGAGCTGGACATGGTCGTTGCCGGCACCGAGAAGGCCGTGCTTATGGTCGAGTCCGAGGCGGATGAGCTGCTCGAGGACGAAATGTTGGGTGCTGTGCTCTTCGGCCACCAGGAGATGCAGGTGGCCATCACGGCCATCAACGAACTCGTCGCCGAAGCCGGCAAGCCCAAGTGGGACTGGCAGCCCCCCGCCGAGAATACCGCGCTCAAGCAGGCCGTCGCCTCGGCCTTCGAGGCCAAGGTCGGCGAAGCCTACCGCATTACCGACAAGATGGCCCGTCAGGACGCCCTCGCCGCGCTCAAGGAACAGGCGGTGGAGCAACTGGCCGGTGAAGAAGAAGGCCAGTTCGACGCCGACGAGGTCAAGGGCGCCTTCGCTGGCCTCGAGAAGAAGGTGGTACGCTCGCGAGTGGTCAAGGGTGAACCGCGCATCGACGGTCGCGACCAGAAGACCGTACGGCCTCTGGCCATCGAGGTGGGCAGCCTGCCCAAGACACACGGTTCGGCGATCTTCACCCGTGGCGAGACCCAGGCGATCGTCATCGCCACCCTGGGTACCCTGCGCGACGCTCAGCTGATCGAATCGCTGGAGGGCGAGCGCAAGGACCGCTTCCTGCTGCATTACAACTTCCCGCCCTACAGCGTAGGCGAGGCCGGCTTCATGGGCGGCCCCAAGCGTCGTGAGATCGGCCACGGGCGCTTGGCGCGTCGCGGTGTGCAGGCCATGCTGCCCGACGAGGCGGATTTCCCCTACACCATCCGCGTAGTCTCCGAAATCACCGAGTCCAATGGTTCCAGCTCCATGGCTTCGGTGTGCGGTGCTTCACTGGCGTTGATGGACGCTGGCGTGCCGATGAAGGCGCCGGTGGCGGGCATCGCCATGGGCTTGGTGAAGGACGAGGACGGTTTCGCCGTACTCACCGATATTCTCGGTGACGAAGACCATCTGGGCGACATGGACTTCAAGGTGGCCGGTTCGGCCGCCGGCGTCACCGCTCTGCAGATGGACATCAAGATCGAGGGTATCAATGAGGAGATCATGGAGATCGCCTTGCAGCAGGCTCATGATGCTCGTCTGCACATTCTCGAGCAGATGAACACGGTGATCGGTCAGAGCCGCTCCGAGGTCTCCGAGAACGCGCCCTCCATGGCTACCATCAAGATCGATCCGGAGAAGATTCGCGACGTCATCGGCAAGGGCGGCGCCACCATTCGCAAGATCTGCGAGGATACCGGCGCTTCCATCGACCTGGACGACGATGGCACGGTGCGTATCTACGCCGAGGACAAGGCGGCGGCCAAGAAGGCTATCGACATCGTGCTGTCGATCACCGCCGAGGCCGAGATCGGCAAGCTCTACCGCGGCAAGGTAGTGCGAATCGCCGACTTCGGTGCCTTCGTCAACATCATGCCGGGCACCGACGGCTTGGTGCACATCTCGCAGATCGTGCCCGAGCGGGTCAACGACGTGCGCGATTTCCTCAACGAGGGTGACGAGGTGGTGGTCAAGGTGCTCGACATCGACAACCGCAACCGCGTGAAGCTCACCATCAAGGAGATCACGCCGGAAGAGAAGGCCGCCTTCGAATCCGAGCAGGCCGAGACCGCGCTGTAA
- a CDS encoding acetyl-CoA C-acetyltransferase, whose amino-acid sequence MQDVVIVAARRTAIGAFGGSLAGIPASDLGALVIKDILASTGVAPDQVDEVLLGQVLTAGVGQNPARQAAIKAGLPAAVPAMTINKVCGSGLKALHLATQAIRCGDAELILAGGQENMSASPHVLPNSRNGQRMGDWKAIDTMVHDGLWDAFNDYHMGITAENLAEKYGISREAMDEFAAASQQKASAAIREGRFKGQIVPVEIPQRKGDPVVFDTDENPREVTADKLGTMKPAFKKDGTVTAGNASSLNDGAAVVMICSADKARELGLEPLARIAAYSNAGVDPAIMGIGPAPATRRCLEKAGWSLDDLDLVEANEAFAAQALSVNKELGWDVSKVNVNGGAIALGHPIGASGCRVLVSLLHEMIARDAKKGLATLCIGGGQGVALAIER is encoded by the coding sequence ATGCAAGATGTGGTGATCGTAGCCGCTCGTCGTACCGCCATCGGCGCTTTCGGGGGGTCGCTCGCCGGCATCCCCGCCAGCGACCTCGGTGCGCTGGTGATCAAGGACATCCTGGCCTCCACCGGCGTGGCCCCCGACCAGGTCGATGAGGTGTTGCTCGGTCAGGTGCTCACTGCCGGCGTGGGCCAGAACCCGGCGCGTCAGGCCGCCATCAAGGCTGGCCTGCCCGCGGCGGTCCCCGCCATGACCATCAACAAGGTGTGCGGCTCCGGCCTCAAGGCACTGCACCTGGCGACCCAGGCGATCCGCTGCGGCGACGCCGAGCTGATCCTCGCCGGCGGCCAGGAGAATATGTCCGCTTCACCCCACGTACTGCCCAACTCGCGCAACGGACAGCGCATGGGTGACTGGAAAGCCATCGACACCATGGTTCACGACGGCCTGTGGGATGCTTTCAACGATTACCACATGGGCATCACCGCGGAGAACCTCGCCGAGAAGTATGGCATCTCTAGAGAGGCGATGGACGAGTTCGCCGCCGCCTCTCAGCAAAAGGCCTCCGCGGCCATCCGCGAAGGACGCTTCAAGGGCCAGATCGTCCCCGTGGAGATCCCCCAGCGCAAGGGCGATCCGGTGGTCTTCGATACCGATGAGAACCCGCGGGAAGTGACCGCCGACAAACTCGGCACCATGAAGCCCGCCTTCAAGAAGGATGGTACCGTCACCGCCGGCAACGCCTCCTCGCTCAACGACGGCGCCGCCGTGGTGATGATCTGTTCCGCCGACAAGGCCCGCGAGCTCGGCCTCGAGCCGCTGGCACGTATTGCCGCCTATTCGAATGCCGGCGTCGATCCCGCCATCATGGGCATCGGCCCGGCACCGGCTACACGCCGTTGCCTGGAGAAGGCCGGATGGAGCCTCGACGACCTCGATCTGGTCGAAGCGAACGAAGCTTTCGCCGCCCAGGCGTTGTCGGTCAACAAGGAACTCGGCTGGGATGTCTCCAAGGTCAACGTCAACGGCGGCGCCATTGCCCTTGGCCACCCCATCGGTGCCTCCGGCTGCCGCGTGCTGGTCTCGCTGCTGCACGAGATGATCGCCCGCGACGCCAAGAAGGGCCTGGCCACACTGTGTATCGGCGGTGGGCAAGGCGTTGCCCTAGCCATCGAGCGATAA
- the panC gene encoding pantoate--beta-alanine ligase has protein sequence MRTLRDIPALRETLGEYRRRGQRIGLVPTMGNLHAGHLALVEAARQHADVVVATIFVNPLQFGAGEDLDAYPRTLADDQAKLEASGCDLLFTPGVAILYPRGLGDQTRVCVPAVSEGLCGGSRPGHFDGVSTVVSILFNLVQPDVACFGEKDYQQLAVIRKLVEDLHFPIEIVGVPIVRAEDGLALSSRNGYLDATARAAAPELQRTLAALREALEAGKPVETTLEAGLARLREAGFETDYLELRAADLGPIASDTREAVLLTAARLGTTRLIDNLTLTLPR, from the coding sequence ATGCGTACCCTGCGAGACATTCCTGCGCTGCGTGAAACCCTCGGCGAATATCGTCGCCGTGGACAGCGCATCGGGCTGGTGCCGACTATGGGCAATCTCCATGCGGGCCATCTGGCACTGGTGGAAGCCGCCCGCCAGCATGCCGATGTGGTCGTGGCCACCATATTCGTCAACCCGCTGCAGTTCGGGGCGGGTGAGGATCTCGACGCTTATCCGCGCACCCTGGCCGACGACCAGGCGAAGCTGGAAGCCTCCGGTTGCGACCTGCTGTTCACGCCTGGCGTCGCCATCCTCTACCCGCGCGGCCTCGGCGACCAGACCCGTGTCTGCGTCCCTGCCGTCAGCGAGGGGCTCTGTGGCGGCTCGCGGCCCGGGCATTTCGATGGCGTCTCCACCGTGGTCAGCATTTTGTTCAATCTGGTGCAGCCCGATGTCGCCTGCTTCGGCGAAAAGGACTATCAGCAGCTGGCCGTGATCCGCAAGCTGGTCGAGGACCTGCATTTTCCCATCGAGATCGTCGGCGTGCCCATCGTGAGGGCCGAGGATGGCTTGGCGCTTTCGTCGCGCAACGGCTATCTCGACGCCACCGCGCGAGCCGCTGCCCCCGAACTGCAGCGCACCCTGGCCGCACTGCGCGAGGCTCTCGAGGCCGGCAAGCCCGTCGAAACGACCCTCGAGGCCGGCCTGGCTCGGCTGCGCGAGGCCGGTTTCGAGACCGATTATCTGGAACTGCGCGCCGCCGACCTGGGGCCGATAGCGTCCGACACTCGCGAGGCCGTGCTGCTCACCGCCGCCCGCCTGGGCACGACTCGCCTGATCGACAACCTGACCCTGACCCTGCCGCGCTGA
- the rbfA gene encoding 30S ribosome-binding factor RbfA produces MREFKRTDRVGDQLQKELAVLIQREVKDPRLGMVTVSGVTVSRDLGYADVYVTLLGEDSPERIKENLKVLKQAAGFLRSQIARRIKLRHVPELRFHYDESVVRGQRLSSLIDEAVESDRTRHPGEAGEPDGSDEGERG; encoded by the coding sequence ATGCGCGAGTTCAAGCGTACCGACCGGGTCGGCGACCAGCTGCAGAAGGAGCTGGCCGTGCTGATCCAGCGCGAGGTCAAGGACCCGCGCCTGGGCATGGTCACCGTCAGCGGGGTCACGGTCAGCCGTGACCTCGGCTATGCCGACGTCTACGTGACCCTGCTGGGCGAGGACAGCCCCGAGCGCATCAAGGAGAACCTCAAGGTTCTCAAGCAGGCGGCGGGGTTCCTGCGCAGTCAGATCGCCCGGCGCATCAAGCTGCGTCACGTGCCGGAGCTGCGCTTTCACTACGACGAGAGCGTGGTGCGCGGTCAACGGCTCTCCTCGCTGATCGACGAGGCGGTCGAAAGTGACCGTACTCGGCATCCTGGCGAGGCAGGCGAGCCGGATGGCAGCGACGAGGGAGAGCGCGGCTGA
- the rpsO gene encoding 30S ribosomal protein S15, with amino-acid sequence MALTAEQKAEIVKEYSRGDNDTGSPEVQVALLSANIDGLQDHFKTNKQDHHSRRGLIRMVNQRRKLLDYLKRKDLARYQSLIQRLGLRR; translated from the coding sequence ATGGCACTTACCGCTGAACAGAAGGCCGAGATCGTCAAGGAATACAGCCGTGGCGATAACGACACCGGTTCCCCCGAAGTTCAGGTGGCCTTGCTGAGCGCCAATATCGACGGCCTGCAGGATCACTTCAAGACCAACAAGCAGGATCACCACTCGCGTCGTGGCTTGATCCGCATGGTCAACCAGCGCCGCAAGCTGCTCGACTACCTGAAGCGCAAGGATCTGGCGCGCTATCAGTCACTGATTCAGCGCCTCGGCCTGCGTCGCTAA
- the truB gene encoding tRNA pseudouridine(55) synthase TruB, with protein sequence MARRRRGLPVNGVLLLDKPKGASSNHALQRARRLLQAQKAGHTGTLDPMATGLLPVCLGEATKFSAHLLEADKVYRTRVQLGAVTDTGDAEGEVVECCEVPPLSVEDIERVLERFRGEIDQTPPMYSALKHQGRKLYELAREGKSVERAVRRVTVYDARLLAFEGEVFELEVRVSKGTYIRTLAEDIGRALGCGAHITALRRLATGPFGSEGMLALETLESLPGQSEREATLLPVDVLVAHLPRLDVDEAARQRLMHGQSANVDGAGARVGETARLYCDEAFLGLGVVTGPQEVAPRRLLNTAAG encoded by the coding sequence ATGGCGCGTCGCCGCCGTGGGCTGCCGGTCAACGGCGTGCTGCTGCTCGACAAGCCCAAGGGCGCCTCGAGCAATCATGCCCTGCAGCGCGCCCGGCGCCTGCTGCAGGCGCAGAAGGCAGGCCATACCGGCACGCTGGATCCCATGGCGACCGGGCTGTTGCCGGTCTGTCTGGGCGAGGCTACCAAGTTCTCGGCCCACCTGCTCGAAGCTGACAAGGTTTACCGTACCCGAGTACAGCTCGGTGCGGTGACCGACACCGGCGACGCCGAGGGCGAAGTGGTCGAGTGCTGCGAGGTGCCGCCACTGTCGGTCGAGGACATCGAGCGGGTGCTGGAGCGTTTTCGCGGCGAGATCGATCAGACGCCGCCAATGTATTCGGCGCTCAAGCATCAGGGGCGCAAGCTCTACGAACTGGCCCGTGAGGGCAAGAGCGTCGAGCGTGCAGTACGTCGTGTGACAGTGTATGATGCCCGGCTGCTTGCCTTCGAAGGTGAGGTTTTCGAGCTTGAGGTTCGAGTCAGCAAGGGTACCTATATTCGTACCCTGGCCGAGGATATCGGCCGTGCACTCGGCTGCGGGGCGCACATCACCGCCCTGCGTCGGCTCGCCACCGGGCCCTTCGGCAGCGAAGGCATGCTGGCGCTGGAAACTCTCGAGTCGTTGCCGGGTCAGAGCGAACGCGAGGCGACGCTGCTGCCGGTCGACGTGCTGGTGGCTCACCTGCCGCGGCTCGATGTGGATGAAGCGGCAAGACAGCGGCTCATGCACGGGCAGTCGGCCAACGTCGACGGCGCGGGTGCGAGGGTGGGTGAAACGGCAAGACTCTACTGCGACGAGGCCTTCCTGGGACTCGGCGTGGTAACCGGGCCACAGGAAGTGGCGCCGAGACGGCTGCTCAACACGGCGGCCGGTTGA